In the genome of Cupriavidus taiwanensis, one region contains:
- a CDS encoding DUF2188 domain-containing protein codes for MGSNIHVVPHDEGWDVIHEGARYAESHHATQEEAVAAGTSQAQREHVELLIHGRDGQIRSRNSFGHDPRTIHG; via the coding sequence ATGGGCAGCAACATACACGTCGTTCCGCACGACGAAGGCTGGGACGTCATCCACGAAGGCGCACGCTACGCCGAATCGCACCACGCCACGCAGGAAGAGGCGGTCGCCGCCGGCACCTCGCAGGCCCAGCGCGAGCACGTCGAATTGCTGATCCATGGCCGCGACGGCCAGATCCGCTCGCGCAACAGCTTCGGCCACGATCCCCGCACCATTCACGGCTGA
- a CDS encoding erythromycin esterase family protein: MPQHRADPHAVAAIAAATVPWPAIDHAAESPFTGPFANAAAALADRLGHHRVVLLGESTHGTAEFYHARAALTAQLVARHGFGIIAVEADWPDAAAVDRHVRGRPPRPAESPRAAFTRFPVWMWRNLEVARFIRWLHAHNAALAPARRAGFFGLDIYSLGASMAAVLAYLEGVDPRAAQAARERYGCLEPWRRDPARYGRAVLHGTHADCEDAVVEQLQALLDKRLAYARDGHEDFLDAAQNARLVASAERYYRVMYHGSDDSWNLRDTHMFETLEQLLHAHGPASRAVVWAHNSHIGDASQTEMGTSQGQLNIGQLCREAFGDAAALVGFSTYDGTVAAATSWDGPMEVKQVRPARTDSYEHLFHAAGHAQGWTDLRGDGVDHGKGSAVHAELRELLMPARHERFIGVIYRPETELQSHYARAILPRQFDVLAWFDRSSAVPALPAAPAPGAPETWPSGL; the protein is encoded by the coding sequence ATGCCACAACACCGGGCCGACCCGCACGCCGTGGCAGCCATCGCTGCCGCGACCGTGCCGTGGCCGGCGATCGACCACGCGGCCGAGAGCCCGTTCACCGGCCCCTTCGCCAACGCTGCCGCGGCGCTCGCCGATCGGCTTGGCCATCATCGCGTCGTGCTGCTGGGCGAAAGTACGCACGGCACCGCCGAGTTCTATCACGCACGCGCCGCGCTGACCGCGCAGCTGGTGGCCCGGCACGGCTTCGGCATCATCGCGGTGGAGGCGGACTGGCCAGACGCCGCGGCGGTGGACCGCCATGTGCGCGGGCGCCCGCCGCGGCCCGCCGAATCCCCTCGCGCCGCCTTTACGCGCTTCCCGGTCTGGATGTGGCGCAACCTCGAGGTGGCGCGCTTTATCCGCTGGCTGCACGCGCACAATGCCGCGCTGGCGCCGGCCCGGCGCGCCGGTTTCTTCGGCCTCGATATCTACAGCCTGGGCGCCTCGATGGCGGCGGTGCTGGCTTACCTGGAAGGCGTCGATCCCCGCGCCGCGCAGGCTGCGCGCGAACGCTATGGCTGCCTGGAACCATGGCGGCGCGACCCCGCGCGCTACGGCCGCGCCGTGCTGCACGGCACCCATGCCGACTGCGAGGACGCGGTGGTCGAACAGCTGCAGGCCCTGCTCGACAAGCGCCTCGCCTACGCGCGCGACGGGCACGAGGATTTCCTCGACGCCGCGCAGAATGCGCGCCTGGTGGCTTCGGCCGAGCGCTACTACCGCGTCATGTACCACGGCAGCGACGACAGCTGGAACCTGCGCGACACGCATATGTTCGAGACCCTGGAGCAGTTGCTGCACGCCCATGGGCCGGCATCGCGCGCGGTGGTGTGGGCGCACAACTCGCATATCGGCGATGCGTCGCAAACCGAGATGGGCACCAGCCAGGGCCAGCTGAATATCGGCCAGCTATGCCGCGAGGCCTTTGGCGACGCGGCCGCGCTGGTCGGCTTCAGCACCTACGACGGCACCGTCGCGGCGGCAACCTCGTGGGACGGTCCCATGGAAGTCAAGCAGGTGCGCCCCGCGCGAACAGACAGCTACGAGCACCTGTTCCACGCAGCCGGCCATGCGCAGGGCTGGACCGATTTACGCGGAGATGGCGTTGACCACGGCAAGGGCAGCGCCGTGCACGCCGAATTGCGCGAACTGCTGATGCCGGCGCGGCACGAGCGCTTCATCGGCGTGATCTACCGCCCGGAGACTGAACTGCAGAGCCACTACGCACGCGCCATCCTGCCGCGGCAGTTCGACGTGCTGGCGTGGTTCGACCGCAGCAGCGCGGTACCGGCGCTACCCGCGGCGCCGGCACCGGGCGCGCCCGAGACCTGGCCTTCGGGTCTCTGA